A stretch of DNA from Williamwhitmania sp.:
TACATCCAGCCCTATTCAATCAGAGCTTCATTCCAAAATATTTTACCTCCCCCAGAATCAAGAGAATTTTGGCAAAATGGTATCACTGGGAAGCAAGGTCATTTTACTTGGTGTTGAAAAATTTCCAATGTTTTGAATATCTTTGTACGCTTAACATCCAGTGTTTTCGAGGAATAGTAATGAGGTTCAAGGAATGATTCGGGCAATACGCCTGCTATTGATGGACTCAACTGCACTGGGGCCGTTATTAAATTGAAGTAATTAATAGTTAATGGAAGATATTAGAAATTTCTGCATCATTGCCCACATCGACCATGGGAAGAGCACTCTGGCTGACAGAATGCTTCAGCTAACCAAAACCCTAACCGACAGAGAGTTTCAAAATCAGGTTTTGGACAGTATGGACTTGGAAAGGGAAAAGGGAATCACCATAAAGAGCCACGCCATTCAAATGGAGTATATCCACGAGGGTCTTCCCTTTCAACTCAACCTCATTGATACTCCCGGCCATGTGGATTTTTCGTATGAAGTTTCGCGCGCCATTGCCTCATGCGAAGGAGCGCTGCTCGTTGTTGATGCCACTCAAGGCATTCAGGCACAAACTATTTCGAACCTCTACCTTGCACTAGCCCACGACCTCGACATTATTCCCGTAATCAACAAAATTGATATGGATGCTGCGATGGTCGACGATGTTAAGGACCAAATTGTTGACCTCATTGGATGCAGCAGGGAGGAAATTCTTGCTGTTAGCGCTAAGACTGGCGATGGTGTCGATCAAATCATGGAAGCCATCATTACCAGAATAAAGCCACCTACGGGAGATTCCAACGCTCCTCTTCAAGCACTTATCTTCGACTCCGTATTTAATCCCTTCCGTGGGATTATTGCCTATTTCCGCGTTTTCAATGGAACCTTAGAAACTGGTGATAAAGTTAAATTCTTTAATACGGGTAAGACATATGAAGCAGATGAGATTGGCTACCTCAAGCTAAAACTCATGCCCAAGAAAAAGATAAAAGCTGGGGAAGTTGGTTACATTATTTCAGGTATAAAGAATGCGGTTGACGTAAAGGTGGGTGATACTCTAACCCACATCGAAAAACCATGCGCCGTTGCCATTTCCGGCTTTGAAGACGTAAAACCGATGGTGTTTGCAGGTATTTACCCTGTTGATACTGATGAGTATGAAGATCTAAGAGCTTCGCTCGAAAAGTTGCAGTTGAATGATGCCTCTCTTACTTTTGAACCGGAATCTTCATTAGCCCTTGGCTTTGGCTTTCGATGCGGATTTTTAGGACTGCTGCACATGGAGATTGTTCAGGAACGACTCTACAGGGAGTTCAACATGGACGTAATTACAACTGTACCCAACGTATCATTCAAGGTTTTCACTACAAAGGGCGAAGTGGTGGACGTTCATAACCCAAGCGGCCTGCCGGCACAAACCATCATTGGCCATATTGAGGAGCCAACCATTAACGCACAGATTATTACCAAGAGTGAATATCTGGGAGCCGTAATGAAGCTCTGCATTGATAAGCGAGGTATCTTAAAAAATCAAGTTTTTCTCACCTCCGACAGGGTGGAGATCACCTTTACCATGCCTCTCAGCGATATTGTATTTGATTTCTACGATAAGCTAAAGTCGATATCGCGTGGCTATGCTTCGTTCGACTATTTTCTGAACGGCTACCAAAAGGCCGATTTAGTTAAACTCGACATTCTGCTTAACGGCGAAATGGTGGATGCACTATCGTCGCTCATCCACAAGGACTATGCCTACAACTTTGGACGTCGGATGTGTGAAAAGTTGCAGGAATTAATCCCGCGCCAACAGTTCGACATTGCCATCCAGGCAGCCATTGGGGCAAAAATCATTGCCCGCGAAACGGTGAAGGCTGTTCGCAAGGATGTTACCGCGAAGTGCTACGGAGGAGATATTTCGCGTAAGCGCAAGCTCCTAGAAAAGCAGAAAAAAGGGAAGAAGAGAATGCGTCAGGTGGGCACTGTTGAGGTTCCTCAGGAGGCATTTCTTGCGGTTCTCAAGCTCGATTGATCATTGGGCAGCGGCCTAGAATGTAACCGCTGCTTTTTGTTTTTAACCATGATTGCCAAAATAAAACACTACTGGAAGCTCAAACGGCTGGGGTACGTAAACGACCAGCTAGGCATTGCCCACCGCTTCAGACAGGAGGGAGAGAGCTGGAATAACCATCTGACCAAGTCGAAGCAGGCCATCCTAGCATTTGTTGCAAAGGGAGAATATAAGTCAATAGCAATTCTTGGCTCCGGGTGGTTGCTCGATGTCCCACTAGAAGAGTTGGTTGCGCAAAACAAAAAAGTTGTTCTGGTTGATATTCTGCACCCAAAACAAGTGCTGCACCGGTGGAACGACAATCCTTTAGTTCAGTTTGTTGAGGCCGACATTACGGCTGGAGCCGTAGACATCTTCACCAACGTAGTATCGCGAAAAATTAGCAAGGAAGAGGCCATCTTTCTGCTGGGCAACCTCCACCCCGAAAATCTGCTTCCACCTACCGATGCAGTAATCTCGGTTAACCTGCTAAGCCAGCTGGCCCAAATTCCGGTGGAGAGGCTAAAGGATAAGGGGGTAATCTCAGATCATTTTGCAACAACCACCAGCCGCATTCTTCAGCAACAGCATTTGATGTGGCTGTCCAACCACCATAGCCTATTGATTACCGACATTGAAGAGGAGCTATTCGATGAGGATGAAAAGTTGTGTGGAACCAATCCGCTAGTGGAAGTTGACAAAAGAAAGTGGCAGCAAACAGATCGGTGGAAATGGAAGTTTGATACCCGTAAAACTTACCGGCAAGACTTTAAAACCCGCTTAAACGTTGGTGTTTTTGAAAAGATGAAATAGAATGAGGCTAGGCTTGCTCTCCAAATGTAAATGCCCTAACCCAATCAACCTCCATCGATACTGGCAACTTTCCATCATCAATATCGCTTCCAAGACCGGAGGATAACACAAGATACATTGGATGGCTTGGTATATGCTTCGTTTCCTTTCTAACCAATACGCCATTCACCTTCCAATCAATTGATTTCGGAGTCCAGTCAACGGTGAAAATTGCGAATTGGCCCCTTATGCTCGGTAGCGACAATTTACCCATCTGCCGGCTTACTCTTCCAGACTCATCGCCATGGAAGATCCCCTGTTCAAAGTTGTTTGCTTTCGATCCAAACTTAAAAATGTTAAGCTGTGGCAGCATCTTGTCGCCAACCATCCAGAAGGCATGAAAAACGGGAAACTGCGGCTGCAACCGAACCTTTGCCTCAAATCGTCCATAAGCCTGACGAAAACTTTGTCCTGTGGATACTAGGCCGGAAGTATAGCTAAACTCTTTGGGGAAGAATCCAAGTTTTTCATCCCATACCATACCACTAGCCTTCTCTTTTCTGGTTTCAATCTTTAGAAGACTATTTTCCAAATGGACATTGTTGCCATCAGAAAGGTGTTGCCTCTCTCCTGAGAGAGAATATCCCTTATGAAGCAGCGCTTCACCCCAAAAGTATCGTGTTAGCCAACGATTTTTATCTAGTTTCTTTTCGTCAAAATTATCCAGAAATGTCATCTCCCAACTAAGATATGGGACGAGCCTTCCTGACTTCTTCTCCTTAAAGAAAAATAGTAAATCAACATCCTTCTCCAGCTGCTTACACTCCTGAAGAAGTTTATAATCCTCCGACTGCTCAAACTTATCCTTGGAGAGAAGGTATTTCTTCTTTTCCTGAAAATCTGCTGACCCAACCAGCTGTTCCAACTCGGCAAGCTCAACAAGTAGATTTCCAGCCTCAATGGTCTCTAGGTTTTTTAAAAGTGCGGCACCATCAACCTTCAGGTAAGTACGGATATCGGTATTATTGCTGAGTAATTTAAACTCCTGCTCCAAAGCAAAGAATTCCGAATTCTTCCATTTATATGAGCGCAAGAAATCCTGAAATTCTGAGGCAGAAACAATCTTTACGACCTCCTCATAGCGCAAAATAATTGTTTGATCGAGATCCTCATCTTTTCCCTTGAGGTGCTTTTTAACATGAGGGTGCTTTCGAAGAGTTTTATACTCAACTAAAGTCTTATATTCACTGGTGTTCTTAACGGAGTATTCCTTTTTGCGGGCAACAAATTCCTGATCCGAAAGCATACTCTTCAACTCAAAGAAACGAGCAATATCTATTGAATCCTTTACTTTTAAGTAGGTGGTGTAGCTTGGAGATTGCTTAAATGAGAAATATTTTTTAATCCGAGAATCCCGTTGTAACGTATGAAGACGATTTTCTGCCTGAAACTCTGAACTACCTTTGTAAGTTAGGTTGTGCAACTCAAGCCTTCTTTGGGCAAATTCAGCTGAGGAAACGTAGGCTTTGAGCTCATTAAATCGTGACAACTTCGGTGAGGCATCAATCTCCTTATATCGCTTGACGTCGGATAGAAGCGCATTAATGCGTCCCTCATACGCCTCAGCGGATGGCAACATACCAAGCGTGCGGGAAGTTACGTATCGAAACCAGTAGAAAGAATTTGCCATCTATAAGCGTCTTTGAGTTATGATTCCCGGTGATGCATTATCATTTTAAACGGAACTTTCAGGTTTTCAGCATAGTCCTCTCCTGCTTCCTGCATATCGTCATCATCCTCAAAGTAGTGCCACTGCACTTCAATGCTGTGGCCATGGCGATGCATATCTCGAAGTTTTTCAAAAAGTTTAATAAACATTTTTGATGAGGAGGTATTATAGTACTCGAGGTTGAAAACCAACTCCGTTTTAG
This window harbors:
- the lepA gene encoding translation elongation factor 4, with product MEDIRNFCIIAHIDHGKSTLADRMLQLTKTLTDREFQNQVLDSMDLEREKGITIKSHAIQMEYIHEGLPFQLNLIDTPGHVDFSYEVSRAIASCEGALLVVDATQGIQAQTISNLYLALAHDLDIIPVINKIDMDAAMVDDVKDQIVDLIGCSREEILAVSAKTGDGVDQIMEAIITRIKPPTGDSNAPLQALIFDSVFNPFRGIIAYFRVFNGTLETGDKVKFFNTGKTYEADEIGYLKLKLMPKKKIKAGEVGYIISGIKNAVDVKVGDTLTHIEKPCAVAISGFEDVKPMVFAGIYPVDTDEYEDLRASLEKLQLNDASLTFEPESSLALGFGFRCGFLGLLHMEIVQERLYREFNMDVITTVPNVSFKVFTTKGEVVDVHNPSGLPAQTIIGHIEEPTINAQIITKSEYLGAVMKLCIDKRGILKNQVFLTSDRVEITFTMPLSDIVFDFYDKLKSISRGYASFDYFLNGYQKADLVKLDILLNGEMVDALSSLIHKDYAYNFGRRMCEKLQELIPRQQFDIAIQAAIGAKIIARETVKAVRKDVTAKCYGGDISRKRKLLEKQKKGKKRMRQVGTVEVPQEAFLAVLKLD
- a CDS encoding glycoside hydrolase family 16 protein → MANSFYWFRYVTSRTLGMLPSAEAYEGRINALLSDVKRYKEIDASPKLSRFNELKAYVSSAEFAQRRLELHNLTYKGSSEFQAENRLHTLQRDSRIKKYFSFKQSPSYTTYLKVKDSIDIARFFELKSMLSDQEFVARKKEYSVKNTSEYKTLVEYKTLRKHPHVKKHLKGKDEDLDQTIILRYEEVVKIVSASEFQDFLRSYKWKNSEFFALEQEFKLLSNNTDIRTYLKVDGAALLKNLETIEAGNLLVELAELEQLVGSADFQEKKKYLLSKDKFEQSEDYKLLQECKQLEKDVDLLFFFKEKKSGRLVPYLSWEMTFLDNFDEKKLDKNRWLTRYFWGEALLHKGYSLSGERQHLSDGNNVHLENSLLKIETRKEKASGMVWDEKLGFFPKEFSYTSGLVSTGQSFRQAYGRFEAKVRLQPQFPVFHAFWMVGDKMLPQLNIFKFGSKANNFEQGIFHGDESGRVSRQMGKLSLPSIRGQFAIFTVDWTPKSIDWKVNGVLVRKETKHIPSHPMYLVLSSGLGSDIDDGKLPVSMEVDWVRAFTFGEQA
- a CDS encoding DUF1987 domain-containing protein → MKAIIIDPTEETPKVVLDKVEGVFEIAGNSLPEDVLEFYNPIISWFDEYSLNPNPKTELVFNLEYYNTSSSKMFIKLFEKLRDMHRHGHSIEVQWHYFEDDDDMQEAGEDYAENLKVPFKMIMHHRES